The nucleotide window TGCAATTGCTACTCTTTGTTTCATTCCACCTGATAACTCTTTTGGGTAGCTTTTTCGGAACTTTTCTAGTTTTATTACAGAAAGGTATTTATCTACTATTTTATCTTGTTCATCTTTTGGCATTTTCTTTAGCTTCAATCCAAATCTTATATTATCCTCAACAGTCATCCAAGGGAATAATGTATAGGATTGAAATACCATACCACGATCTACCCCTGGTCCAATAATATCTTTATCATGTATTACTATATTTCCACTACTTACTTCATCTAAACCACCAATCATTCTTAAAAGAGTAGATTTACCGCAACCTGATGGACCAACGATACATACAAATTCATTACTTAAAATATTCATTGTAACCTTATCCATCGCCAAAGTATCCCCCTTAGCAGAATGATATACCTTCGATACTTCTTTTACGTATATTTTGCTATCGGCAAAGTTCGCTTCAATATGTGAATCTAAAGACGGTAGTAGTGATTTTTTCTTTTTTAATCCGAACATATTATTTTCCTCCCTCTACCCAATAGAATAACTTCTTATTTGCTATTGCAAAAATTCTATCTGTTATAAGTCCTAGTAGACCTATAATTATAATTCCGCTAAATATTGCATCTGTCTTAACAAATCTTTGGGCTTTTAAAATGCTATAACCTAAACTGCTACTAGCCGCTACTAACTCTGCACTTACAAGGTATGTCCACGCCCATCCTATCATCATTCTTAATGTTTCCATTAATCTTGGCATCATTGCAGGAATTAATACCTTGGTTATTGCTGTTTTTGTATCTGTTCCTAAGGTATAGCTAGCATTAATTAGATCATCTGGTACTGACCTTGCATCATCTGCCACCATCAATACGAGCTGAAAAAATGTTCCAATAAAAATTACTGTAATTTTTGCACTTTCACCTATTCCCACCCAAACCATAATAAGTGGTACAAATGCTGGAACTGGCATATATCTTATAAATTCAGATAACGGTCTTACTACAGCCTCTATAGGTTTAAATGTACCTGCTAATATTCCTATAGGTACACCTAAAACAACAGCAATAAAGAATCCAATCATTATTCTATATATACTTATCCCCATATTAGGAAGCAATACTCCGTCTTTTATTGAACTAATAGCATATTTAACTACACTTAATGGTGTTGGTAAAAAAATAGTATCTATAAGTTCTAAACCACTAACTAAAGACCAAATACCTATGATTATTATAAAAGTTAAAATTGAAAAAGTTATATATTTTTTCTTTTCAATTTTACGCCTTATCTTTATACGTATCATTGTTCTTTGCCTCCTTTTATATATTTGTTATTTAAAAGATTTTCTAAATCTTTAGGCTTCCTATCAATCATTCCAACGTCAAGTAAAAACTCTGATGTATCTTCCAACGTATAAATTAGATGATTATAGTCTTTACCATCGGTAAATATTTCTTCATTCATCTCTTTATCATAAATAGTAACACCATCTAACATACTAAGATATTCTTCTTTGCTTATTTCTGCCTTCTCTGCTATTGATTCAATAAATATATCATCTCTACTATTTAATAGTTTTGTACCATCAAACCATGAATCTATAACTCTTTGTACATATTTATTACTACTATTCATAACTCTCTCTGACACTGCTAAGGTATCTGGAATTAAACCAGGAGTTTCCTTCGAACTATAAATTAAATTTCCTCCTGCTGCTGTAGCCATTGAAAGTGTTGGTTCCCATAATACCGCTGCATCAACACCACCAGCAATGAATGCTGGACCTGCATCATTTATTGTCATATTAACAAAGTTAATATCTTTATCAGACATATCAAACTTTTCTAAAGTTTTTAACAAAAACATATGCTCTAAGGTTCCAACTTCTGTAGCAACCGTTTTTCCTTTTAAATCTTTTACGCTTTCTATTCCATCTTTCACCACTAATCCATCTGCTCCATAAGATGTATCTGTAACAAGAACTATATCAAAATTTACTCCTTCATTATATGGTGCTATTGCATCAGAACCAGCAATACATACTGCATCAACTCTTCCAGAATAAAAAGCTGTTAGAGAATCGCTATATACAGGAAAATATTCAATTTTAACACATACACCATTCTCTTCAAAGATTCCAAATTGGTCTATACCATACCAAGCATACCATCCCGCCATAGGGCTTATCCCTAAAACAAAAGGATTCTCCTTTGTTCCCTTTACTATTTTACTCTTACCTCCACATCCTATTAATGTAGGTATCAACGTTATCATTATTAAAATCAGTGACAATACTAATGTAAATCTTTTCTTCATATTTTCACCTCTTATTTCTATAAATTAAACTAATGCCTCTTCTCCCTTTTGTTCAGTTCTTATTCTTATTGCTTCTCTTACTGGTAGTATGAACATTTTTCCATCACCAGCATGATTTGTTTTGTTAGCTTCTATAACTATATCAATAACTTTTTCTACATCTTCATCTCTTATATACATATCCACCATTTTTTTAGCAACTAGCCTATTTCTAGTAATGCCTTCTCCATCTAAATCATAATGAATCGGTGTTCTGCCTCTTCCAACAACATCTTTCACCGTCATAGAGTGAAATCCTCCATCATTTAATGCCTTTTTTGTTTCAAAATACATTTTGGGTCTTATAAACATTATGACTTCCTTCATAATACAACCTCCTTATCTACTATAACTCCCTAACTCCAGTGCTTATTGTAATAGCATCCTCAACATCACTAATAAATACTTTTCCATCTCCATAATTACCTTTTTTATCAATCTTTGCGTTATCTATTATTATCCTTGTTACAACATCTTGATCTTTGTCATCAACTACAATCATGATAAGTTCCTTTGGAAGCTCATCATAATAAACTTCTCCGATTTTTAATCCTTTTTGCTTACCTTTCCCAAGTACCGCCATTCTAGTAGCCGCATTAAACCCTTTTTCTATCAATGCTGACATTATGTCATCTACTTTCTCTGGTCTTACAATCGCTTTTATCATTTTCATAATTCTAACCTCACTTTATCTATTCTTATATTTTTTAAAACTTTCATAGTCTGAAATATCTTCAGATTCTTTTTCTACATACCCTTCACAAATAAATCCCTTCACTATTTCACCACTTTCCAGCTCAATATCTCCTATTCCAAGTGGTGCTGTTATATTAGTTAAGAATTTTCCTAACTTTGATTTTGAAATTCTATATACCTGAACCTCAATAGCCTTTCCATTGTTCTTTACACGAATTAATCCTGGTTTTTCTGGTGCAGTATTCAACTTTATTAGTTTGTAATCTTTACTAGTTTTTGTAGTACCTATAAGCTCTGCATCTAGCTCTATTAATTGACTCTCTAACTCCATATCTTCCATATGAAGGCCACAAACTGCTAACTTCACACTCTCCTTTTCTAAAAATTCCTCCGCTGTTTTAAGAATTAGTCCTTCATCTTTGGCCAATCCAAAAATAGTAATTCCAAAAGGTAATACAGTATCATCTGTATTTTCTGGCACTGCAACAGCACACATGTTCAATAAATTACAATGATTTGTATATTTACCCATAAGCGAATTAGTTTCTATAGGATTTTCTCTTACTTCATCTCTAGTAAATGTACCTCCTACAGTAGGCATTATAATTACAGAATCTTTTAATAAATCTTTTACTATCATCTTATATTGTTGCAATTTATGCATTGCTTCAAATACCTTTACTGCAGTATTTTCGGCCTTACCACCAGATTGGAGTACTTCTTTTGTTACAGGAAACACAGCTCCACTATTACTCTTAACAAAATCGCCAAGATCCTTCCATCTCTCTGCTACCCATGGACCATCATATAAGATTGAAGCTGCTTCTTGAAAGATACTATAATCTATATAATTAATCTCAATCCCTAAAGATACTATTCTTTCTAACGCTTCATACCACTTTACCTTATATATCTCCTTATATTGGCCAAAGAACTCTAAATCTTCTTTTGGTAAGCAGATCTTCTTAGGCATTTTCTTAACTATGTCATCGTATTCTTTTGACCAACAACATTTATTATCAAAACCTCTTGCCACAGAATTTACCACTTCAACTTCTTCTAAATTATTAGCAAATACTGTAACACAATCTAAACTTGCACAAGCAGGTACTACTCCATTAGTAGACCAAGCTCCTAATGATGGCTTATACCCTACTAAAGCATTTAAAGCTGCTGGCACTCTTCCTGATCCGGCAGTATCTGTACCAAGAGCAAAAGCTACTTCCCCTAAAGCCACTGATACTGCTGATCCAGAACTTGAACCGCCGCTAATTAATTCTTCATTTAGAGCATTATGAACTTCACCATAAGGACTTCTTGTCCCAACAAGACCTGTTGCAAACTGATCTAAATTAGTTTTTCCTAAAGGTATAGCTCCAGCATCTATAAGCTTTTTTACTACAAAAGCACTTTCTTTTGCTAAATAACCATACTCTTCACAACCAGCAGTTGTAATTAAACCTTTAACATCAATATTATCTTTTATGGCAAAGGGTATACCCCATAAAGGACATTTTTCTATATCCTTTATGGCAAGATTGTCAATATAAGGCTTTATAAACTCCATTGATGGTTTTGCAATCCATATATTTCTATAATCATTACTTTCTACTCTTCTCATTATTTCCTTTATTAGCTCCATTGGTGTCAGCTTACCTGACTTATAACTATTTCTTATCCATGTTATCGTTAACTTCTTCGGAAAATATTTCATACCTTTACTCCTTTACTCTTATAGATGCTACTAAATGTCCTGCATTAAGCTGATCTCCTACTGTAATATATATTTTTTCAATAGTTCCACTGTATTCAGCTGTAATAGGAAACTCCATCTTCATACTTTCTAAAATAATAATCTCTTCTCCAGCCTTAACTTCGTCGCCTTCTTTTACAAGAATTTTCCATACTCCTCCTGGAATATTTGTTAATACAGCCTCACAACCTTCTGCTATCTCTTCATCACAAATAGTAACTGGTTCATTCAACTCTGATATAAATTCATCTAGACCTTCATCTTTCCATCTCTGTCTTTCCGCTTCAAAAGCCGCCTCCTGTTTATCCTTAAAAGTTTTTATACTTTCTTTATTTTCTTCTAAGAACTTTTCATATTCTCCTAAATTGAAAGTTGTTTCTTCAATTTCTACTTCAAATTTTCCTCTTAAAAAATCTTCTCTTAGTTTTAGTATTTCTTCTGCTGTAACAGGATAGAATTTTAGTCTATCAAAGAAGTTAAGAAGCCAAGGCTTACCCTTTTTAAAGCTCTTTGTCACTTTCAACTGATTCCACATTTGAACTGTTCTTCCTACAAATTGATATCCACCAGGGCCCTCCATTCCATAGACACAAAGGTATGCCCCTCCTATACCTACTGCATTTTCTGGCGTCCATGGTCTTGCTGGATTATATTTTGTAGTTACCATTCTATGTCTAGGATCTATCGGTGTAGCAACTGGAGCACCAAGATATACATCACCAAGACCTAAAACAAGATACTCTGCATCAAAAACAATATCTTTCACTTCTTCTATACTGTCTAAGCCATTTATTCTTCTTATAAACTCAGGATTGCTTGGACACCACGGTGCGTTTTCTCTAACTGTTTCTTGATATCTTTTTGCTGCTAACTGTGTTTGTGGATCATCCCAAGATAATGGTAATTTTATTATTCTTGACGGTACTGTTATATCCTTTAATTCTGATAACTTCCTATTTATATCTATAACTATCTTTGCAATTTCTATAGCATTTATCTTACTTACATCAAAATGTATTTGTAATGATCTAATCCCTGGTGTTAAATCAATAATAGGTAATGATGTTTTTTCTAACTGTTGCATCAATATATGCACGCGGAATCTACTCTCTATATTTAATTCCATTTCTCCATATTCTACTAATATATTTTCCTCTCCAGCTAGTCTTATCTGTATTTCAGTACCCTGTATTTCTTCTTTAGCTAAAACTGCATAATTTGCTGAAATATTTGATACGTCTTTAGGTAGCTTTATTACTGAATATTGATTTTTTAAATTTTCTTCTTGAAGTTTTCTTATAACTTCAGCCTCTTCTAATGTTAATAATTTAAAACTAACTTTATCTCCTGAATGAAGTTGTCCTAACTTCCAAAGTTCACCTTTAGCAGTAGTAACCGGGCATACAAATCCTCCAAGGCTTGGTCCATCTGGCCCTAATAAAACTGCTTGATCTCCCGTTAAATCTAAAGTTCCTATTGCATAAGCATTATCATGAATATTAGATGGATGTAACCCTGCTTCTCCTCCATCTTCCCTTACCCACTGAGGTATAGGCCCGTTTAATCGAATTCCTGTTCTAGCACTATTAAAATTAACTTCATATTCTGTATTAGTTAACGTATGAAGATATTCTTCTTTTAAATATTCGCTAGTAGGTTGAGGACCTGGTATAACTCCTATAGTCCAACTATTACTGATTTCTGGCCAATACTTATTAGGAATTGATGCTATAGAATCTACTAAACAATTTTCTGTCACCATGAGTACATCTCCACCTCTAAGAGTCCTACCACCATGACCTCCAAACTTACCATCGATAAAGGTAGAACTACTGCCCATTATCTTTGGAATATCAAATCCCCCAGCTACAAGTAAATATGCTCTCATACCAACTTTACAATCTTTAAATTTCAATACTTGATTCGCCATAGCACAATTAACCCTATACCTTGGTACTGGCTCACCATCTAAAGTAGCATTCATATCAGCACCAGTTATACAAAAACTCACAGCTGTTCTAAACTTATATGTGCCCCCTCTTAAGGTAAGCTCTAATCCTGGTGCATCTTCCCTATTACCTAGCAAACTATTTCCTAATCTAAAATTATAATTATCCATTGGGCCACATGGTGGAACCCCTACAGACCAATAACCTATCATTCCTGGATAATCTTGAACAGTAGTTTGAACACCTCCATCAAGAACTTCAATAGCATACTCTTCTGGATGGAAATCCCTTAACATAGCAGTAAACAAATTTCCTTCTTTATAACTTTTGGAATCAAATAGAGCTTTTAAATATTCCATATTGGTAGTAATGCCATATACCCTTGATTTAGAAAGAACTTCTCTCATTTTTTCTACAGCATCTTTTCTATCTTGACCATGAACAATAATTTTCGCAATCATAGGATCATATAATGATGATACCTCTACTCCTTTTTGTATCCATGTTTCTACTCTTGCCTTATTACTAAAAATAACATCATCAATTTTACCGGTACTTGGTCTAAATCCATTTAAACAATCTTCCGCATATACCCTTACTTCAATAGCATGTCCTTCTGGCTTTTTCACTAACTCCTTTAATCCCTCAAGATCATCAGCTGCTTCATTCACCATCCACGAAACAAGATCAACACCAAAAACTTCTTCTGTTATTCCATGTTCCACCTGAAGTCTAGTATTTACTTCTAAGAAGAAAAATTCTTCCGTATTTTCGTCATATAAGAACTCTACAGTTCCCGCACTTCTATAAGATGCTACTTTTGCTAACCTTTCAGCAGCTTCATACATTTCTTTTCTTACTTTATCTGTTAAATTAGGAGCTGGACTTTCTTCAACTACCTTTTGATTTCTTCTTTGAACAGAACAATCTCTTTCTCCTAAAGTAACTACTTCCCCAAAAGAATTTCCAAATATTTGTACTTCAATGTGTCTAGATTTAACAATATATTTTTCAAGAAAAACCCCTGAATTATTGAAATTTGCTTCTGCAAGATGACATACAGCTTCATAAGCATTAATAAGTTCTTCCTCTGAATTACATATTCTCATTCCTATTCCACCGCCACCAGCTGTACTCTTCAGTATTACAGGATAACCTATCTTCTTTCCTTCTTTTACAGCTTCATCTAAGCCTGTTAATAAACCTGTTCCTGGTAGTAATGGAACTTTTGCTTTAATAGCTAGTTCCCTTGCTGAATGTTTTAATCCAAATAATTCAATTTGCTCCGCTGTTGGACCAATAAATTTAATACCATGGTTTTCACACTCTCTTGAGAACTCTGTATTTTCACTTAAAAATCCATATCCGGGATGAATTGCTTCTGCCTTTGTTTTAATTGCTGCATCTAATATTTTTTTAGCATCTAAATATGTTTCATTAGCACTTCCTTCTCCTAAAAAAACAGCTTCATCGGCATTTTCTACATGCAAACTATCTTGATCTGCCTTTGAGTAAACAGCAACACTTTTTATCCCCATAGCTTTTAATGTTCTCTCTATCCTTACCGCTATTGCCCCACGATTTGCAATTAGTACTTTCTTAAACATACTTACTCCTTTCTATTTATCTCTACAAATTGATAAATCCCTTTATTTTTTGTCCCATATAATTAAACGTACGGGAGTTGGATTATAGGCATTACATGGATTATTTAATTGTGGGCAGTTACTAATGAGAACCATGGTATCCTCTAACGCTTTCATTTCTACATATTTTCCTGGCGCAGAAACACCATCATCAAATTTTAACCCCCCCTCTTTTGTAACTGGAACATTCATAAAAAAGTTTATATTTGGTGCTAAGTCTCTTTTACCTATACTAGAATTACTTTTAGCTAATTGAAGCATAAAACTATCTCGACAATTGTGCATATCTATTTTTTCTCTACTATAACGCACAGTATTGCTTTGTGAAGAGCAAGCTCCACCTATAGTATCATGACGTCCTGTCAAATCTGCTGTAATCTCAAGAAGCGGCTTTCCTGATTCAGTTCTTAAAATACTTCCTGTTGTAAGGTAAATATTTTTTTGCATTACTATCGTAGTTATCGCCCCATAATGGTCTTCAGGATTTGCTAAATCATAAAAAGTAGTATCTACCGCCTGATTTCCTTCTAAATCTAAAATTCTTAGAGTCTGACCAGAAAATAATTTATGCATCCATCCATCACCAGCAAGAACAACCTCATCATATATTGCATCTTCAATCTTTAATTCACTCTCTTTTTTTATAAATCCATACATTTTAACTCCCCCATTCATAAAAACTTTATATTCCAAGCAAATTGTTATAATCCCAAGTATTTTCAAAAGCTCTATAATTCTCAGGTCTATGATTTACACAGTGATCCATTAAGTCCACCGGTGGTGCATCGTATACTTCTATTGACACTGGTACTGCTGGATACTCGTTAGATTCGTCTAAAGAATTCGGTGTATTTGAAAAAATTACAATTACATCCATCTCTGTTCTAAGGGTTACTGTTGAACCTTCTTTGCAGTGATCTTTGGCATAATGCATGCTACCATCTTCCTCAACATAAACCTTTGAAAATAAATTTACACAAGGAACTAAATCTCTTAATGACATATTATTTCTAACTAACTCCACTAAAAAATTTTCTTCACCACTTCTTAACCATTGATTTTTACTATCTCCATATGTGGTTTTACCATACTTGTCATCTATCATCTTTCTAGTAGAATAACCTGAGATTGTATCATGCCATCCAAGGCTATCTTCTACAATGCTAGCTAAAACTCGTCCATTATCACTCATTAATACATTACCTTTCGTAAGATAAGCAGTGTATTGTGACTTTAATGTATCTGGCATATTATATCTTTCTGAAATATCTCTCATGTTATATAAAAGCATTGATACATTTGCATTTTCTCCTAATGCCTTAAAGTGTATATACTTTCCTTTTCCTATATTGCCGGACCATTTCTCTCCTGGTATTAATGTTTTACTCCAAATTTTTTTCATTGTGCTTCCACCTTTCTATAAACATTAATCACTGTTACATAAAATTAATTATTGTAATAAAAAAAACGGCACAAACTTTTTAGTCTGCACCGTTGCATTTCCTTTTAACAATTTAAATTTTAACATTATGCTATTTTTCAAACAATTGACCAAAATACTTATTTTTTTATAAAAAAATAGAACTATAGTTGTCATAGTACTACTAAAGTTCTATTTATGATGCTAAGTTTCGTTCAGCAATGCAATTAGCTGAGTCCTACTCTTTACTCCTGTTTTCATATAAATATTGTATATATGCTTTTTAACTGTAGATATGCTTATTATAAGCTTTTCTCCTATTTCTGCATTTGAATAGCCTATCTTCAATAACTCTGTAATCTCCCCTTCTCTTTCAGATAGCTCATATCGAGATACAAAATCTTCTGAATTTCCTCTAGACATAAAGTTATCATTATCCCTATTAGTTAATCTACATATTATATTTGTTAGATGTTGTTTTAATATATCTAAAATATACATATCCTTATTAGTAAAGTCCCCAAAATCTTCACTTCTAAATAAATTAATTATACCTACGGTCTCTCTATCCTTTACACATAGTATCCCACAACCATAAGGAATATCTTCTTGGTGTAGAAAATTTTTATAAAACTCCGTCTTCTTTCTGATATCATTTTCTAAAATATCTGTATCTCTATAAATTTTAGTACTCTTGGCAAAATCTAAAACATATTTTAAATAATCTATTTCATAAAAATCACTAATATACTTCTTTTTACTTTCCTCACTCATATTAATAAAATAAGATTTTTTATTTTCTATATTACCTTCCTCATCAAAAACAATAAAATATCCCTTTGTATACGGAATTATCATCCTAAACATCTTAAGTAATGTAACAGTGAACTCTTGCAGAGTTCTTATTGTGTATATCTCTAGCAACATGTCATTTATAGTGTTCCATTCATTCTCTTTAAGTTTTTCCATATATAAAGCCCCCCTTAAATAAAAAAAAAGACGTAACAAGGCAATATAAATTGCCTCATTACAATCTTTAATTATATGTTACTATCTTTTCCCATATGTTTCAATATCTTTAAGCCTTAATAATAATGCTAATATTTCTACAAATTTTATAACTTATATTAGTAATAATTTAAATACTAATGGATATTCTAATATTGTAATATTTTTTATTACTTAATTTTCAACAAAGGAGCATTATTATGTCAATAACTGGTATAGTTAAATGGTACAACAAAGATAAGGGATATGGTTTCATTTCTTGTAATGAAGGAAATGATGTTTTTGCACATCATTCTCAAATTAAAGAACATGGATCTGAAAAAGATTTACACGAGGGCGAAAGTGTAACTTTTGATATTAAAGAAGTTGAAAAAGGACCTATGGCAGTAAATATTCAAAAGCTATAGAACTCTTATAATATACTTCCATATATAAAAAAGCTGTAGTAAATTTAGAAAACTATTTACTACAGCTTTTCTCTATACTTATTAGTAAAAAAATTATATAATACTTATTAATATAAAATAAAGGAGGTATATAATATGAGAGAAATGAGACGTAAAGATAGAGAATTACCTATAGATTCTACGAAAGAAATACTGCAAACCACTGAGTATGGTGTTCTTTCTACAGTAGATGAATATAACACCCCTTATGGTGTTCCTATGAGCTTTTCCTATGATGGCAAATCAATATATCTACATTGCGCTCTTGAAGGCCATAAGATAGACAACCTATTAAATAATTCCAATGTATGCTTTACTGTAGTTGGTCCTACTGAAGTTATCCCAGATAAATTTACTACTAAATATTCATCAGTTATTGTATTTGGTAAAATATCTATCGTTACTGATACAGAAAACAAAATGTACGGAGCTATGAAGCTAATAAAAAAATATAGTCCTGATTTCATATCTGAAGGTTCCGCTTATATTAATACAGCTTTTAATAAAGTTAATATACTTAAAATTGATATTATGAAAATCACCGGTAAGGGCAGATCTTAATATGTGCTTTTATCTCTTTATATATTATTTACCTTCTAAGATATTCAGTGGGGATTTGACAACAAATAGAAAATGGATTGAAAAAGAATTAGAAACTGTTACTGAAAAATATCCAATTGTATTTATGGCAAATGGTACAGGGGTTCCATATATAAAATATGAAGCAAGCTGTACGCAATTGCCATTAGCATAAGCTTTGAAATGGACTTATGATGTAAGCAAAGTAAGCATTCTTTAAGCAGCCTCCTATGATAATTTTATTTTATCTTAGGAGGCTACTATATTTTTTATTTTAAAGGCTTTATTTCACAGTCTCACTTTTAAAAATCTCGTCATATTTAACAAATCTACTATTTCTTCTAATTTTTACTTTTAAATCACAAATTTTAATTACATAGCAGTCTAATTTTCCATTGGGCTTCGATAATATGTACATTATATAATATTCTAATAATTAACGTTAAATGCCATCAATAAAATTATACCCGCCGATAAAAGTTGAACTATTTTATAATACTGTGGTATCTCTTCTTTTATCTTTATTACTATTTGTCCAATAAGTGGTGCATAAATAATTACCGAGAAAATTGAATTAGCCACTCCAAAACATAACATTAATGCCATTGCTAAAAATATATCTAAAGTTGCTGCATAAGTTAATGAAATTATCAATGGGCTACAAGGAATTAATCCATAAATTAAGCCAATTATAAAATATGACATTTTATTAAGCCTTTCGAATTTTGAGCTGTTAGCCTTACAAGATTTACAGCAGCTACACTGCTTATGCTTTACTATATTAAGTATAATAATAAAGGCAAAAATTATACTTATTACACGAAAAACATTTGAAATTATACTTGGAAACTTCTGGCCAAAGTATTCAATGATAAACCCACCAAAAACCGATACTAATAATCCCAAAATAATATAAATGCTTATTTTACCTAATGTAAATATACTAACAGCTTTTATACACTCTCTTTTATTTCTACCCTCTCCAATCATTTTTCCAATTAATAGCGGAGTTGAAATTGAACCACATCCAATACCACATCCGAAACCTGTCATTATTACTGTAGAAAATATCATTATATTTGTCATAGCGTATCCTCACGTTCCTTTGCTATTAATGCTGCACCTATGGCACCATTGAATTGTGCGTAGTTAGCTTCATGAACATCACATAATAATTCATCTTCTATTGCCATTCTCAATCCACCATTCTTTGCACCGCCACCAGTCATTAGAATATCACCATTACTTTTATACTTTTTTGCTAACCTTGCTATTCTTTTTGCCATTGATATATGAATTCCTGCTAGAATATCATTTCGATCTTTTTTCTGTGCTATTAAAGAAATTACTTCCGTTTGGGCAAATACAACACAAGTACTATTTATGTTGCAAGGTGCTTTACTTTTCATTGATAATTCTGTAACTTTATCAATAGTTGTCTCCAACAATCCACAAATA belongs to Clostridium bornimense and includes:
- a CDS encoding sulfite exporter TauE/SafE family protein; translation: MTNIMIFSTVIMTGFGCGIGCGSISTPLLIGKMIGEGRNKRECIKAVSIFTLGKISIYIILGLLVSVFGGFIIEYFGQKFPSIISNVFRVISIIFAFIIILNIVKHKQCSCCKSCKANSSKFERLNKMSYFIIGLIYGLIPCSPLIISLTYAATLDIFLAMALMLCFGVANSIFSVIIYAPLIGQIVIKIKEEIPQYYKIVQLLSAGIILLMAFNVNY
- a CDS encoding cold-shock protein → MMSITGIVKWYNKDKGYGFISCNEGNDVFAHHSQIKEHGSEKDLHEGESVTFDIKEVEKGPMAVNIQKL
- a CDS encoding pyridoxamine 5'-phosphate oxidase family protein, with the protein product MREMRRKDRELPIDSTKEILQTTEYGVLSTVDEYNTPYGVPMSFSYDGKSIYLHCALEGHKIDNLLNNSNVCFTVVGPTEVIPDKFTTKYSSVIVFGKISIVTDTENKMYGAMKLIKKYSPDFISEGSAYINTAFNKVNILKIDIMKITGKGRS
- a CDS encoding urea amidolyase associated protein UAAP1, translated to MKKIWSKTLIPGEKWSGNIGKGKYIHFKALGENANVSMLLYNMRDISERYNMPDTLKSQYTAYLTKGNVLMSDNGRVLASIVEDSLGWHDTISGYSTRKMIDDKYGKTTYGDSKNQWLRSGEENFLVELVRNNMSLRDLVPCVNLFSKVYVEEDGSMHYAKDHCKEGSTVTLRTEMDVIVIFSNTPNSLDESNEYPAVPVSIEVYDAPPVDLMDHCVNHRPENYRAFENTWDYNNLLGI
- a CDS encoding response regulator transcription factor — translated: MEKLKENEWNTINDMLLEIYTIRTLQEFTVTLLKMFRMIIPYTKGYFIVFDEEGNIENKKSYFINMSEESKKKYISDFYEIDYLKYVLDFAKSTKIYRDTDILENDIRKKTEFYKNFLHQEDIPYGCGILCVKDRETVGIINLFRSEDFGDFTNKDMYILDILKQHLTNIICRLTNRDNDNFMSRGNSEDFVSRYELSEREGEITELLKIGYSNAEIGEKLIISISTVKKHIYNIYMKTGVKSRTQLIALLNET
- the uca gene encoding urea carboxylase, which gives rise to MFKKVLIANRGAIAVRIERTLKAMGIKSVAVYSKADQDSLHVENADEAVFLGEGSANETYLDAKKILDAAIKTKAEAIHPGYGFLSENTEFSRECENHGIKFIGPTAEQIELFGLKHSARELAIKAKVPLLPGTGLLTGLDEAVKEGKKIGYPVILKSTAGGGGIGMRICNSEEELINAYEAVCHLAEANFNNSGVFLEKYIVKSRHIEVQIFGNSFGEVVTLGERDCSVQRRNQKVVEESPAPNLTDKVRKEMYEAAERLAKVASYRSAGTVEFLYDENTEEFFFLEVNTRLQVEHGITEEVFGVDLVSWMVNEAADDLEGLKELVKKPEGHAIEVRVYAEDCLNGFRPSTGKIDDVIFSNKARVETWIQKGVEVSSLYDPMIAKIIVHGQDRKDAVEKMREVLSKSRVYGITTNMEYLKALFDSKSYKEGNLFTAMLRDFHPEEYAIEVLDGGVQTTVQDYPGMIGYWSVGVPPCGPMDNYNFRLGNSLLGNREDAPGLELTLRGGTYKFRTAVSFCITGADMNATLDGEPVPRYRVNCAMANQVLKFKDCKVGMRAYLLVAGGFDIPKIMGSSSTFIDGKFGGHGGRTLRGGDVLMVTENCLVDSIASIPNKYWPEISNSWTIGVIPGPQPTSEYLKEEYLHTLTNTEYEVNFNSARTGIRLNGPIPQWVREDGGEAGLHPSNIHDNAYAIGTLDLTGDQAVLLGPDGPSLGGFVCPVTTAKGELWKLGQLHSGDKVSFKLLTLEEAEVIRKLQEENLKNQYSVIKLPKDVSNISANYAVLAKEEIQGTEIQIRLAGEENILVEYGEMELNIESRFRVHILMQQLEKTSLPIIDLTPGIRSLQIHFDVSKINAIEIAKIVIDINRKLSELKDITVPSRIIKLPLSWDDPQTQLAAKRYQETVRENAPWCPSNPEFIRRINGLDSIEEVKDIVFDAEYLVLGLGDVYLGAPVATPIDPRHRMVTTKYNPARPWTPENAVGIGGAYLCVYGMEGPGGYQFVGRTVQMWNQLKVTKSFKKGKPWLLNFFDRLKFYPVTAEEILKLREDFLRGKFEVEIEETTFNLGEYEKFLEENKESIKTFKDKQEAAFEAERQRWKDEGLDEFISELNEPVTICDEEIAEGCEAVLTNIPGGVWKILVKEGDEVKAGEEIIILESMKMEFPITAEYSGTIEKIYITVGDQLNAGHLVASIRVKE
- a CDS encoding urea amidolyase associated protein UAAP2, with translation MYGFIKKESELKIEDAIYDEVVLAGDGWMHKLFSGQTLRILDLEGNQAVDTTFYDLANPEDHYGAITTIVMQKNIYLTTGSILRTESGKPLLEITADLTGRHDTIGGACSSQSNTVRYSREKIDMHNCRDSFMLQLAKSNSSIGKRDLAPNINFFMNVPVTKEGGLKFDDGVSAPGKYVEMKALEDTMVLISNCPQLNNPCNAYNPTPVRLIIWDKK